The Epinephelus fuscoguttatus linkage group LG19, E.fuscoguttatus.final_Chr_v1 genome contains the following window.
AAAAGTTTGAGTGGCAGGATTCTTCACAGTTAAAGACTTTAACACCTCGTCTCCACTTACGTATGTGACTGGTGTCCGAAGATCCATAAATATACTGATGATGCCTCCAATGTCCAACGCAAGAAAGTGCATTTCTACACATGGATAGAAACGAGACAAAAACTACCCGTAGCCATGGGGGAGGGGCTCATTTTGTTCGATTTAATTATTCTCCGTAGTGTTTACAtcaacccagtcgccagaataaataaatgattaatctCCACTCCTATGCTGACGATACTCATCTCTACATATCATTCTGTTCAGATGATACAAGCTCAGTTGAAAAACTGTCTTGCTGTATTGACAAAATTAATATGTGGAtgtcccatttttttttttttacaattgaTTAGGGACAAAACTGAGGTTCTATTCATTTGATCAAAGGAAGAGCAATTTCAATTCAATACTCATTTACAAAAGCTGGCTGTGAACAAAGAGCATGAAATAAAGAACCTTGGTGTCAGCTTTGATTGTGACCTGTGTTTTGACCCCCAAGTAAGAAACATCACcaaaattcattttttcatcTCAGAATTATTGCCAGTGTGCAACCTCTTTTATATAAAGATGACAccgaaaaacttgttcatgcttttatctccaGCAGACTAGACAACTCTAATGCCTCGATCTCAGACCTCTCGAAGAAACCTTTAAACAAACTGCAGATGATCCAAAATCCAGCGGCACATCTACTAACCAAGACTAAAAATTGAGAACATGTTACTCCTGTTTTAAAGGCTCTTCACTGGCTTCCCGTTCATTTAAAAATTTTGCTTCTGGTTTttaaggccatgtttacacaaaaacagTCCGCCGAaatcatttctcattttcattttgaaaaaagttccacGTTCAGGTGTCAATGTTTTGacattcttggaacccatcggctgcattcggcgtctgacttccggcagacggcgatacagcctctgggggcagacccctgattttttggcattccagtttgatttgggcggaggaggcgaatctCCGTTTCCGACTACCGTTTATatttaagtaaatatgctgaaccattgcaatggattcagagtttgcagtgacgccaattatgttccgcctcgttagttcactgtatggaccgtttaacctggcaacaactgcagctggcttaaacgtgattggtcaatatcacgcggactacaagcagcctacaaccggaaaccagggctcctccactcttcttctggaggcaagaactccggggtttgcctacagactctacattcactgaatgtagagtctgtatatagagactaacgTTTTTATAACAATCCCCATGCGCACAgatccgcaaaaatgaccaaaacgctgcagtatacatgccaggccagtagctGGCGATGTGACTTTGGCGAGGTgaagttgctacagtaaatctacactttgccggagaagcgttgataaattcaacagggtgagcagcacaaacagagctcgggagtccaccattgttgttgtgatggtcgactttcttgCGCGTGCCTAGTGACTGGCACCGTAATgagcatgtgcgaaaagtcaaAGTTCAAAGGAACTGCATATGGcaagttttaaatgacaatgGAGAcagtgctgtttccaaaaattTGCACTCTGGAACTTGTTTTCAAAACgctttcaggcacccaaaacgccgctgccaaaacgcaactaaagtttaggGTTTTTGGTTGAAATCAGTGTCGTATAAACAGGACCGAACTCTCTTCATGGACTGGCTCCTGACTGTTTATCTGATACGCTGGTCAAATACATTCCCTCTAGATCTCTAAGATCCTCCTCTGGTCCGCTAAATGTCCCCCAGAGTAGAACTAAACAGTACGGTGATGCTGCGTTCTGTGTCGTTGGCCCTCGTCTCTGAAACAGCCTCCCAGAGGACGTCAGACTAGCTTTTATtgaacatatctgtggtttgttgaaatgtacaatgccaacgttctcttctggcgactgggctgtttgTATAGTGCAGAAAATAAGTATTTGCACTCCTAAATAAATTTGCATATCACCAACAATTCTGCAACTGCTGTGTCTAAAAGATTTTAATCATGTCCAAAGGATGACATataattttctgtgtgtgttgatcCTGCAGGTGACTTATGGGGGTGTGGGCGTTGTTGCACTTGCCCTCTCAGTCCTGTTTGAGATGTTAGCCCATCACCAGATGGCTGCACTGGGCTCGAGGAGTCCTGAGGCTCACCCCTCACCTCCGGACCCCATACGCAGGATGTTCGGGGCTGACACCAGGTCGGATATCGGCTCCATCGCCAGCGAGTTTCTCAAACAGGTGACTGGTAAttagtaacagtaacagtaatagtAAAGTATTCTTAAAGCACACAAAATGGTAAATATCCTGCAGCATTTTACCTGCACGGGCAGAACTGTCTTCACACAGTCTCCAAAGATGTTGAGATGtgaaactatttaaaaaacagttgGATCACGTTGGATCATTCTTGTATTGCACTGCACTGTGCAGACAGCAAAATACATATTGTAATGAACTAGAGTCTGAAGACATGATAATTCAACTTAAACATCATCTGCTGTGGCAGGTTCCTGGTGCAGCCAAcgaccagcacaagatggcagcactgCTGAAGACATCAGAGAAGAAGCTGCGATCTGAGCTGATGGATTTCTACGAGACGATGATGTCACCGGAGTGGAGCGCTCTCAGCTCTGCCGGGGTTGGCTTTGTCGTTGATACAAAGCAACGACAGAAttacaaataatattttaaatggtgCTTTTACATCTGTTAATACGGCTTCTTTCACAACTTATTAACGTTGGTACAATTGTGTCGCTACTTATAAATGGGCTCAGCTcagtcgccagaggaaaatgttggcattgcacgtTAGTGTAAACTATGAATACATTAACATTTGGATGTTTTATACATAAATATCAGTGGTTTTtgaagtgatgtagtatatgagctgacttcgTTATCAagaggtggagggaatggtggatggcgtgacacctgccaagctgcagaccactattcaagaccaacaaacatcCATCAATCCATGCATTCATTCTTGACTCCTTATCTGAagccgggtcgcaggggcagcaggctgagcaaagcaccccagacatccctctccccagcaactctttccagctcctcctggaggaccctgaggtgttcccaggccagatgagatatataatccctccagtgtgctctgggtctgccccgggggctcctaccagtgggacgcgcctggaacacctctaacaggaggcgcccaggaggatcctgatcagatgttgaaccacctcaactgacccctttttgatgcgaaggagcagcggctctactccgagctccctccagatgtctgagctccttaccctatctctaaaggAGGCTGAACCTCCTTTCCAAACAAAGGAGTTTGTATTTTGCGACCCATTGTGGTGTTTCTACCAGTGTTTGTGGCACTGAATCTGTGTTTTTAGCAGCACATTATTTACAGCACTAAATCTGGGTGCTCGTCTCCAACCcgtcactgcttttccagcagcttttgtgccaccaaaacatgatcttttcctaactataaCCAAGTCTCTCAACACATTCTCCCCAGCGTTTTTGGGAGAGTATCTTCCACATAATAATGTTCAAATGTAGCGTAGGCCTATCTGTTGTTCGCAGAAATGGtcaatgtgaatattttttgcCGATTGTGTTGTTCACATCACATCAGAAAAATCTGTATCTAATCATGCTAGTCTTTTAGTTTTTTAGTCATCTTCTTAAACACCAaacgttgttgttttttagtgacccgttgctgtgtttccatcaaggatagtgccacaaacagTGGgttattttttactgagacatcactgcaattcttgccaggattgtgcccccaaagcTGTGTATTTTATGCCAGAGCATGATCTTTTCCTCGCAATAACCAAGTTATTTTTATGGCTAAACCTGACCACGTTAACCACAAccctgttgaaatgtaaagttttaatgtatcCACTACATCgtaacgtgcaaatgtaacgtattcgTGGTTTaaagaaacgtacaatgccaacatttattgtgGTAATTGGGTTGTTTGGCTGGATGTCCTCTGTTACACTGCAACCATGATTCTTGTTTTCAGCCTGGGTTTGTTGGCCCTGCTCTGCTGTAGTGTTGTTTCCAATTTGCCTAAATATCCACACATAATAAGGTGGCAAACATATGGTTATGAAGCATGATACTGAGTTTGTGTAAAGACATTCTTGTATCTTTTGTGTGCAGGTGAAGCAATGGATGAACGGAGCTGCTCTCCACGTCCACATCCTACTCCACTGGAAGCGTCTGTTCGACCCATCAGGTGGAGAAGTCTTAAGTCTGGACTACCTGCATCGTGTTGACCCCCTGCTGAAGGCCTACAGAGAATATCTGGTCAAAACGGTACAGCTATGTTCTCTTATAACAACATGTTCAATTTGATATACTGTACGAAGATTTAaacttttttccagttttcattttgaaagatgAATCAACGTTGATTTTGCAATGTTGTttcaatattgttttaatgctGAAAGAGATCTTTCAGTTTCAGTGTTGATTTATGAGAATTTTGTTCACCTTTTTACAACCATCCGAATTAAACGTTAtttcaatgttgttttaatCTGGACACAACAACTGACATCAATTCACCACATTTCAGCGTTGAACATTGGCCGCGTGCCAGCTGGGACAGGTTTAAGTTGAAGATCAAAGATTTTTTAATGCAGTCAATAGATATATTTTCCAAACTTTTGGTGACAGATTTGACCAGATCTGTTGCGCTTTAACTGAATGATCATTTCACGACCATAAGACATCTCCAATGTCATTTCTGGGAATTTGGCAATACATCCAACTGGCCTCCcaacagcagctccaccaggacctccacatccagcgtcttcacctgcaagatcgtCCGAGATCAGCCACCCAAAATCCTGATGTAATCACTGGTTTGcacaaccaaagaatttctgcataAACCCTCATAAACCATCTCAGGGGACGCTCATCTGCATGCACATCATCCTCACCAGGGTTCTGACAATAGTTCGTCATCGTAACTGACTTGTGttgttgtgaggctggttggatgtactgccaaattcacggACACGTCATTGGAGACCAGTTATggcagtgaaatgaacattcagttcacaggcaacagctctggtgtcATCCCTGCAGTCAGGGAGCCATAGAGAACAACCAAATtgaccaccagaggtcagtagAGTGCTGTCTGCAGGAGCAGCTATAAACTGTGAACACGAGGTACTTGACTGataaaaaatgaacataatACAGATGGGAAAGAGTCATCCTGCTATATTATGACTCATGAGCATTAACCTGATATCTTTTGGCCAGTGTCTATCATTTGTTAACTCAAAACACAAACTCAGGTATCATAAAAAAACCGATTGATATATACTGACAAAATATTTGGATCACCTCTCAATACAGCATAGTTCAGTCCAagagcaccacaaactgcatCTTCCCAAACAATTATACAGTCATTATACATTATAACTATAGTGCTTTACCCACAGTATGAGGTGGCTGACATGCCTACAGTTCAGAGAAGCAGGCAGAAGTACCTGTACTAATCAGAGTAATGTCCTGCTATTGatgggggcagcaacaaaacatactttaaaaaaatcagtatcattctgtatctctctgtagttgctgtgcatctctttgtgctctttttgtgtctccctgtgaTTGATTTGCCCCTTTCCGTAGTGGTTTTGAGTCCTCTTGCAgtggttttgtatctctttgttgtgatattgtgtctctttttgagtctctttgtagctgctttgcatctctgtagttgttttgcatatctttgttgtcattttgtgtctttttgagtctctttgtagctgctttgcatctctgtagtcattttgtttctctttgcgATTGTTTTGCCTCATTCCGTACTCGTTGTGGGTCCTATTGCAGCAGCTTTGtatctctttgcagttgttttttgtctctttgtggacttattgtgtctctctgtggtcatttcgagtctcttcctggtcagtacatGTGTATTTGagtgtcattttgcaggtgaaggccaggtgGATCCCCAGGCCTGTGGCTTTTAGGCCCAATTAGTAATCCacctgtgaaaatattctaaatataacaTTCACTTAAAGTGATATTCAttttttaggtgactaaaatacattttgctgctgcccctgttaacagcagtacattgcttagcttctgtggtgctaGTCCTGACTTGTTCTCCAAACTGCAGGCGTGCCAACTGCCATCTGCAGTCAGtgatacactgactgtggatcagTACCTCATATAGCCCTACCTGAAAAATTAGAACTATGACGGCAGCATACACTGCAGTACTACAGTTTTAGACTTCATTTGTTTCAactaggtgtacctaataaactgacaCATATTTTACTTCAgctttgtgtgaagttttgcaGAATATTTCCAGTCAGGACTTTAAAGTTGCAGCATGTCCAAGCATGGAAACATGTCACACATCAGCCCACgatctgtccctctgtccgCAGGTTAAAGTGTCTGCGGCGTCCAGCCCCGGCTCCAGTGGGTTGCTCATAGTGGAGCCTCTGAGAAATGTGAGCCACACTGTTCAACACAGAGTCTGCGAACGTAGAGCCATCCAGCGGACTCTGGTAGAGCGCTTTCTGTCAGACCAGAACCTGCAGAGGGGGAAGGAGTTCTTCCAGAGCTCCCACAAGCACCATGATGCTCTGATAGCACAGCAGGAACATTTTCAGCTGAGCATGATGTGAGAACCACTTGCAGGCTCTTATTGATAATCCAGATGTTCAGAATAAATCATAACTTGTAGATAAACCTACTGTCACTGTTCATCCTCCCAAAACCCAAATAATGGATagttcaatggtgttcattatgtctttagtttctgataatgactttagttgttcttttatctcagacatgttaggatgttaccttgacatgtttcggtgGAAACTtctgccttcctcagaagtgtcacttggtggtggtgtgacgcatctttatcagctgattgacagatcagctgataaagacgcgTCACACTactgaaacatgtcaaggtatgtgacatcctaacatgtctgggataaaagaacaactaaagtcattaccAAATAATGGATAGTTGCCTTACAAAGCGTTGGGATGCCTCTTTAAGAACTTGTTTATACATACAAGAATGGTGCTTTATTAAATACCCAGCAGGTTCAGAGGTTGTATCTGACGACTTAATAATTAGTGTGAGGATACTGTATGCTGTCATGCATGagtcacaaaaataaaaaaataaaaaataaataataaaatctgtttccatctgtCAAAACATTATTGAGCCATTCATGTAGCCCATCACCCAAACAGCAGTTAGCTTAATAACAACAATGAGTCTTTACATGTGGTTGCAGTGTGAGTGGGGCTGTAATGCAGGTGGTACTCTACATGTAAAGAGTTTGGATGAATGTTTTCTTACCCTCCCCAGAACCCCCAAAACAAGTGTGAGAAATGAATTAAACTGTGAGAACATCCAAGTCTTGTATTTGTCATTTCCTCGCTCCTCACTATCATATCGCTGCAACAGGTGTCCTCTGGCCAACCAGCAACATATCATACCTTTGCAAAAGGTGCCGTCTGGCGACATTACAAACTGACGCCATCCTGTGGCGCATCATACCGTCGTTAAAGCTACCAAAACCGCCGaaaccactgacaaagtggtggtatttgatAAGTTTGTAAAGAGGTTGTATGGACTGCCATGTTCCACTTTTTATCAagaaaattcaattttttttcgtCCATTTTCATCGGCTTATacggggcagcaggccgagcaaagaaccccagacgtccctctctccagcaacactttccagctcctcctggaggaccccaagtgttcccaggccagacgagatatgtaatccctccagtgtgttctgggtctgccccgggacctcctaccagtgggatgtgcctggaacacctctaacgggaggcgcccaggaggatcctgatcagatgcacgagccacctcaactgaaccctttcgacgcaaaggagcagcggctctactccgagctctgtctggatgtccgagctcctccccctatctctaaggctgagcccagccaccctacagaggaaactcatttccaccgcttgtatccgcgatctcattctttcagtcactacccagagctcatgaccataggtgagggttgggacggagatggaccagtaaattgaaagctttgccttctggctcagctccctcttcaccacgacggaccGGCGCAGCACCGACGAGCAcccaccgatccatctcacgctccattctaccctcactcgtgaacaagacccctgGATAtctgaactccctcgcttgaggcagtaactctcttgTAACCCGGAGAGGACAAACCACCGATTTCCGACAAAGGACCAtgacctcagacttggaggtgctgactctcatcccaactgcttcacactcagctgcaaaacactccaggtcatgctggaggtcacggtgtgatgaggCCAACAGAACTACATCATCTGTGAAAAGCagggatgcaattctgaggtccccaaaccggaAACTGAACTTTGATTTTATGGTTATTGCAAATCAAACATTCTGTGacaaagttattaaaaaaaacagtaaatgcAGTAAATGTTAAGCAACACAAACTGAATGAACAGTGATTGAGGAAGTTCTCAGTTTGGAGTTTTCTGtctcagtgtttttttaaatggtgcaATAGTGTTTTGTTCCTCTATCTCCGCTGTTGTGAAAT
Protein-coding sequences here:
- the LOC125879306 gene encoding uncharacterized protein LOC125879306 gives rise to the protein MGIQCSTSPKTVDCLYDTASHAGLVPDASLDASLVSLLSLNSSWALEQQYSTLQSAMTQQQRLAFDHDLHTLFGGNSTVTYGGVGVVALALSVLFEMLAHHQMAALGSRSPEAHPSPPDPIRRMFGADTRSDIGSIASEFLKQVPGAANDQHKMAALLKTSEKKLRSELMDFYETMMSPEWSALSSAGVKQWMNGAALHVHILLHWKRLFDPSGGEVLSLDYLHRVDPLLKAYREYLVKTVKVSAASSPGSSGLLIVEPLRNVSHTVQHRVCERRAIQRTLVERFLSDQNLQRGKEFFQSSHKHHDALIAQQEHFQLSMM